In bacterium, the following are encoded in one genomic region:
- a CDS encoding AgmX/PglI C-terminal domain-containing protein: protein MYRVFLILIFGFCCEFNAYAHSGGLQVFCLAPAVYSKNRSESEISEKIQQKINYYSLCYSQNFDNKTATSFKVRFRFVIKTDGSIGDITTVFSGTKNQAFIECLTNMLKQIYFQKIESDAGDTIVEQSILFKIQ, encoded by the coding sequence ATGTATCGAGTATTTTTGATATTAATATTTGGTTTTTGTTGTGAATTTAATGCTTATGCCCATTCAGGGGGATTGCAGGTGTTTTGTTTAGCTCCGGCCGTGTACAGTAAAAATCGTTCGGAAAGCGAGATCAGCGAAAAAATTCAGCAAAAAATAAATTACTATAGTCTGTGTTATAGTCAAAATTTTGACAATAAAACCGCAACTTCCTTCAAAGTCCGTTTCCGCTTTGTAATCAAGACCGACGGTTCAATTGGCGACATCACAACCGTTTTTTCGGGTACCAAAAATCAAGCTTTTATCGAATGCCTTACTAACATGTTAAAACAAATTTATTTCCAAAAAATTGAATCTGACGCTGGTGACACTATCGTCGAGCAGTCTATACTTTTCAAAATCCAATAA
- the amrA gene encoding AmmeMemoRadiSam system protein A, whose protein sequence is MNLDKETKKNLIHIARTTINAAVKRTKVPDYEKEVATFPALKEKAGAFVTIEKRGHLRGCIGYIEAREPLYKTVIMAARSAALNDDRFGPLQPDELNEIELEISVLSTFSRVENINDIMVGTHGLMIESGFYHGLLLPQVATEYQWDRITFIEQTCHKAGLSKHAWREKTTVIKSFTAIVFNERDI, encoded by the coding sequence ATGAATCTCGATAAAGAAACCAAAAAAAATCTCATTCATATAGCCCGCACGACGATAAATGCCGCCGTAAAGCGTACAAAAGTACCAGATTATGAAAAAGAAGTCGCGACTTTCCCGGCATTAAAAGAGAAAGCCGGTGCATTTGTAACGATAGAGAAACGCGGGCATTTACGCGGGTGCATTGGGTATATTGAAGCGAGGGAACCGCTGTATAAAACAGTAATTATGGCTGCGCGGTCGGCGGCCTTAAATGATGATCGCTTTGGACCGCTTCAACCGGACGAGTTAAATGAAATCGAGTTAGAAATATCTGTTTTATCAACATTTTCTCGTGTTGAAAATATCAATGATATTATGGTCGGAACGCACGGACTTATGATCGAAAGCGGTTTCTATCACGGATTGCTTTTGCCTCAGGTTGCAACTGAATATCAATGGGATCGTATAACGTTTATCGAACAAACATGCCACAAAGCCGGTCTAAGCAAACATGCATGGAGAGAAAAAACAACGGTTATAAAGTCCTTTACGGCGATAGTTTTTAATGAAAGAGATATTTAG
- the aroE gene encoding shikimate dehydrogenase has product MINDWITGTTTLYGIMGYPVSHSLSPIIHNTAFQHLKITSCYVPWNVFPEKFETALRGAQALGIKGLNITIPHKETALYLCDTVSDEARSIGAVNTIVFSENLIRGYNTDAYGFSQALQTCNIDQINNNILILGAGGGARAVAYALGNLFPESAIFISNRTAEKANKLVEHFNNMFVKKNLFKLVTASDMKTIQFSLVVNTIPTQSEHFDEQLFKRSTGTAIDIAYSINDTPFLSMAKKHQWIISDGLEMLLFQAAQSFKLWTNVDMPTDAVRRALYSYIGRRL; this is encoded by the coding sequence GTGATTAATGATTGGATTACAGGTACAACGACCCTTTATGGCATTATGGGGTATCCGGTCAGCCATTCTTTATCGCCGATTATTCACAATACGGCTTTTCAGCATTTAAAAATCACGTCGTGCTACGTTCCATGGAACGTTTTTCCTGAAAAATTTGAAACAGCTCTCCGTGGCGCTCAAGCATTAGGCATCAAAGGCCTTAATATTACCATTCCGCACAAAGAAACAGCTTTATATCTATGCGATACGGTGTCGGACGAAGCCCGATCCATCGGAGCAGTCAATACGATTGTTTTTTCAGAGAACTTGATCAGAGGCTATAACACGGATGCCTATGGATTTTCCCAAGCATTACAAACATGCAATATAGACCAGATAAATAATAATATTCTCATTTTAGGTGCAGGCGGTGGTGCGCGCGCAGTTGCCTATGCTTTGGGTAACCTTTTTCCGGAATCAGCGATATTTATATCTAATCGTACTGCAGAAAAAGCCAACAAACTTGTCGAACATTTTAATAACATGTTTGTAAAAAAGAATTTGTTTAAATTAGTGACGGCTTCAGATATGAAAACAATTCAGTTTTCGTTAGTCGTTAATACGATACCGACGCAGTCTGAGCATTTTGACGAACAATTATTTAAAAGATCTACGGGTACAGCTATTGATATCGCTTATTCCATCAATGATACGCCATTTTTATCTATGGCCAAAAAACACCAATGGATTATAAGCGATGGTTTGGAAATGCTTTTGTTTCAGGCCGCTCAATCATTTAAGCTATGGACTAATGTAGACATGCCTACAGATGCTGTTCGCAGAGCTCTATATTCGTACATCGGGAGGAGGTTATGA
- the trxB gene encoding thioredoxin-disulfide reductase, giving the protein MTLSAEVKNVVIIGSGPAGFTAAIYASRANLNPVIFEGHQPGGQLTITTEVENYPGFPKGVMGPEMMEMLREQAKRFGTECVFRSIDKVDFSQRPFKLTDDSGEVHLAKAVIIATGASAKLLGFPKEKIMIGHGVSACATCDGFFFKGKHIHVVGGGDTAMEEAGYLTKFAASVTIIHRRNTLRASKIMQERVQKNEKVNFIWDNEVVDILGDENTQIQGLKLRNTVNGALSEVSSQGLFLAIGHQPNTHLFKGILDMDESGYLITQGKSSKTNIEGVFACGDVQDQTYRQAITAAGSGCMAAIDAERFLGH; this is encoded by the coding sequence ATAACCTTGAGTGCGGAAGTTAAAAACGTAGTTATCATAGGCTCCGGTCCGGCAGGTTTCACGGCGGCTATATATGCGTCTCGAGCCAACCTAAATCCGGTAATTTTTGAAGGGCATCAACCTGGCGGGCAATTGACCATAACAACGGAAGTTGAAAATTATCCTGGTTTCCCAAAAGGTGTTATGGGACCTGAAATGATGGAGATGCTGCGTGAACAGGCCAAGCGTTTTGGTACGGAGTGTGTTTTTCGGAGCATTGATAAAGTCGATTTTTCTCAAAGGCCTTTTAAGCTTACTGACGATAGTGGTGAGGTGCATTTAGCAAAAGCCGTGATAATTGCTACGGGAGCATCCGCCAAATTGCTGGGATTTCCCAAGGAAAAAATAATGATAGGGCATGGTGTGTCAGCTTGTGCGACATGTGACGGATTCTTTTTCAAAGGCAAACATATCCATGTCGTCGGTGGCGGCGATACGGCTATGGAGGAAGCAGGATATTTGACCAAATTTGCAGCATCGGTAACGATCATCCATCGCAGAAATACGCTCCGAGCATCCAAAATCATGCAGGAGCGCGTTCAAAAAAATGAAAAAGTAAATTTTATCTGGGATAACGAAGTTGTGGATATTTTAGGTGATGAAAACACTCAGATTCAAGGCCTTAAGCTTCGGAACACGGTCAACGGAGCGCTTTCCGAGGTATCTTCGCAAGGTTTGTTTTTAGCGATTGGTCATCAGCCCAATACGCATTTATTCAAGGGCATTCTTGATATGGATGAAAGCGGCTATCTGATCACGCAAGGTAAGTCTTCAAAAACAAATATTGAAGGTGTTTTTGCTTGTGGCGATGTTCAGGATCAAACGTATCGTCAAGCAATCACAGCTGCCGGTTCCGGATGTATGGCCGCCATCGATGCTGAAAGATTTTTAGGTCATTAA